In Thalassoglobus sp. JC818, a single window of DNA contains:
- a CDS encoding PQQ-dependent sugar dehydrogenase, producing the protein MSERFASRFFGQHCLILFGILTSSIFGTVEPLYAESPRELWTTSRVIGSPEPPLPYTVERVLPSIQFQNPVDFAVEPGTGLWFILQLDGKLFCLDPSSEDEPILVHDAHATIENHERSYGIEFHPDYETNQQLFLSYVLPNSTPDGTFVSRFRLNRNNGTPQIDPASEEVLIRWPCGGHNGACLKFGPDRMLYVTAGDGSGPFPPDSQDVGQDLKDLRSTIMRIDVDHPTEDKLYSIPGDNPFLDIPGARPEVWAFGFRNPWKISFDRETGELWCGDVGWELWELVFRVERGENYGWSIKEGSQPIRTDIVQGPGEIQPPIVEHPHTEARSVTGGFVYYGEELPDLAGHYIYGDYVTGKIWGITNDGDEVESIQELASSNLAIITFGIDERGELIVLDYAGGIYRLKPNPQSDTSSDFPRQLSQTGLYQSVSPILVNAPGVISYSPNTHMWADGARATYQFAIPGEGSISWKQNRDRWEFPSGTVFAKTLEQFTEQNGNVGWQKIETQLLHFDGLNWNPYSYVWDEQESDAFLAPAEGSFLTLNVTNPETPENRRKIEWRIHSRAECATCHTPRAGNAVGFDFANLDSVSEPTESTLEELVGLGIFDRPVPANQRSKVMAAVDDSAPLETRARSYLAINCAHCHRREGGGTAPIELPFHLPIDRTRLIDTAPTQGTFGIAGAKIIASGNPYRSVLYYRLATVGRGHMPHLGSQLTDEKGLSLIREWILSMPPEAGTPDVSDLEFTASLIEQGLSESVDRLVTEAEELPTSKHLALADSFTSLEDFDQRTRAASQWAQVAPAHIRGLYERFLAPEERVATLGAHVDSDAILAQQGDPERGAELFRSGQGITCRNCHTVGMVGREVGPDLSTLGKIRSREEILSSILNPSEKIDQKYALRTIETVSGKIVSGVVHSEEKDSLILKDATGAEIRVPRSEIEVMVTQPRSMMPDLLTREMTAQELIDLVDYLKSLH; encoded by the coding sequence ATGTCAGAGCGGTTCGCGAGTCGATTCTTCGGACAACACTGTCTCATCCTGTTCGGCATTCTAACGTCGAGCATTTTCGGAACTGTTGAACCACTTTACGCTGAATCACCCCGTGAGCTGTGGACGACATCTCGCGTTATTGGATCACCCGAACCTCCGCTTCCTTACACGGTCGAGCGTGTCCTCCCGTCGATTCAATTTCAGAACCCGGTCGACTTCGCAGTCGAACCGGGAACTGGATTATGGTTCATTCTTCAACTTGATGGAAAACTGTTCTGCCTCGATCCGTCGTCAGAAGATGAACCCATCCTCGTCCATGATGCTCATGCTACGATCGAGAATCACGAGCGGTCTTACGGAATCGAATTCCATCCGGACTACGAGACCAACCAGCAACTGTTTCTGTCTTACGTTCTCCCGAACTCAACTCCCGACGGAACTTTCGTCTCGCGTTTTCGACTCAACCGCAACAACGGAACACCTCAAATTGATCCGGCCAGTGAAGAAGTTCTGATTCGCTGGCCTTGCGGAGGTCATAACGGAGCCTGCCTGAAGTTCGGTCCAGACCGAATGTTGTACGTCACCGCAGGTGATGGCTCCGGTCCATTTCCTCCAGACTCTCAAGACGTCGGCCAGGATTTAAAGGATCTACGCTCCACCATCATGCGGATCGATGTGGATCATCCCACTGAGGACAAGCTGTATTCCATCCCGGGCGACAACCCGTTTCTCGATATTCCTGGCGCTCGACCCGAAGTCTGGGCGTTTGGATTTCGCAATCCATGGAAGATCAGCTTCGACCGCGAAACCGGCGAACTCTGGTGCGGCGACGTCGGTTGGGAGCTGTGGGAACTTGTCTTTCGCGTCGAGCGGGGCGAGAACTACGGCTGGAGCATCAAAGAGGGCTCACAACCAATTCGCACCGACATTGTTCAGGGGCCGGGAGAAATTCAGCCTCCGATTGTGGAACATCCGCATACCGAAGCACGGTCGGTGACTGGTGGGTTCGTCTACTACGGAGAGGAACTTCCTGATCTTGCCGGACACTATATCTACGGAGACTACGTCACCGGAAAGATCTGGGGGATCACGAATGATGGCGACGAAGTTGAATCGATTCAGGAACTCGCATCGTCAAATTTAGCCATCATCACTTTCGGAATCGACGAGCGTGGAGAACTGATTGTCCTCGACTACGCGGGCGGAATTTATCGCTTGAAGCCAAATCCCCAATCGGACACATCTTCTGACTTCCCTCGCCAACTCAGCCAAACCGGACTGTACCAATCTGTCAGCCCGATTCTGGTCAATGCGCCGGGAGTGATTTCGTACTCACCAAACACACATATGTGGGCAGATGGTGCACGTGCGACGTATCAGTTTGCCATTCCCGGTGAGGGTTCCATCTCTTGGAAGCAAAACCGCGACCGCTGGGAGTTTCCGTCCGGAACGGTCTTCGCCAAGACTCTCGAACAGTTCACGGAGCAGAACGGGAATGTCGGATGGCAAAAGATCGAGACGCAACTTCTCCATTTTGACGGACTCAACTGGAATCCCTATTCGTACGTTTGGGATGAACAGGAGTCAGACGCATTTCTAGCTCCAGCTGAAGGTTCGTTTCTGACTCTCAATGTCACCAATCCTGAGACCCCTGAGAATCGCAGGAAGATCGAATGGAGAATTCACTCCCGAGCTGAATGCGCAACTTGCCACACGCCTCGTGCTGGAAACGCCGTCGGGTTCGATTTTGCGAACCTCGATTCCGTGAGCGAACCGACTGAAAGCACTCTCGAGGAACTCGTGGGACTCGGTATCTTTGATCGTCCCGTTCCTGCGAATCAACGATCGAAAGTCATGGCTGCCGTCGATGACTCCGCTCCACTTGAGACACGAGCCAGAAGTTATCTAGCGATCAATTGTGCGCACTGCCATCGCCGAGAGGGTGGGGGAACGGCGCCGATTGAATTGCCGTTCCATTTGCCGATCGACAGAACGCGATTGATAGATACCGCTCCGACGCAGGGAACCTTCGGAATCGCTGGCGCCAAAATCATCGCTTCTGGGAATCCGTATCGATCCGTCCTTTACTATCGACTTGCAACCGTCGGCCGCGGACATATGCCGCATCTCGGGTCACAACTGACGGACGAGAAAGGGCTTAGCCTGATCCGTGAGTGGATCTTGTCAATGCCCCCAGAAGCTGGCACACCAGACGTTTCCGATCTGGAATTCACAGCGAGTCTCATCGAGCAAGGTCTGAGTGAATCCGTCGATCGACTCGTGACTGAGGCGGAGGAACTCCCCACTTCAAAGCATCTGGCCCTCGCCGACAGCTTCACTTCCCTTGAAGATTTCGATCAGAGAACCCGCGCAGCAAGTCAATGGGCTCAAGTAGCTCCTGCCCACATTCGAGGATTGTACGAACGATTTCTTGCTCCGGAAGAACGAGTCGCTACACTCGGGGCACATGTCGATTCCGACGCAATTCTCGCCCAGCAGGGAGATCCGGAACGAGGAGCAGAACTGTTTCGCTCCGGTCAAGGAATCACCTGTCGAAACTGCCATACCGTGGGTATGGTCGGACGAGAAGTCGGCCCGGATCTCTCAACACTCGGGAAGATCCGCAGCCGGGAAGAAATTCTGTCCAGCATCTTGAATCCATCTGAGAAGATCGATCAGAAGTACGCATTGCGAACGATCGAAACAGTTTCCGGCAAGATTGTCTCGGGAGTTGTCCATTCTGAAGAGAAAGATTCTCTGATTTTGAAAGATGCAACTGGAGCTGAAATTCGAGTCCCACGAAGCGAAATTGAAGTCATGGTGACTCAACCCCGTTCCATGATGCCGGACCTTCTGACGAGAGAAATGACAGCTCAGGAGTTAATCGACCTCGTCGACTACCTCAAATCGCTTCATTAG
- a CDS encoding amidophosphoribosyltransferase codes for MSELNHECGIVAVYQYGQPEQCPISSSHTKNQVSRMVPRMLLDIQNRGQLAAGMTTFKPDDKELLLTHKRLGLVSEAFRMSRKNKYQDLMERHSGPAAIGHVRYATCGKDDPNNAQPFERAHLEKRKWFAFGFNGQLANYAELRNEITSGGDFHLARETDTETLMHLISQVLSVRPDIKMRDLLSAISIRLDGAYNIAYLNARGDMFVSRDPQGFRPLCYADRDGFFAAASESVALTNLGFDTSEIRDLAPGSAVTIQDGVLRVEEYSRSAVRSHCFFEWIYFANVCSRLDGQSVYLTRKTLGEELAKQETESKENAIVVPVPDTAKAAAEGMAFEMSIPCLEGLMRHRALGRTFIESEDRDAKARMKYIPLPEVLEGKKVFLVDDTIVRSTTMKVLVEQIRTRGKAAEVHVRVACPPIMAPCFYGIDMPDVGDLFAPRFTDGSIEITREMEEEMARHFNADSLRYLPISSISKAVNTDSENLCQACLTGEYPTEAGQRLYDLSLNVQSSCSENGGSRRLVEGTDSPVLPPSTI; via the coding sequence ATGTCTGAGCTGAATCATGAATGCGGCATCGTCGCTGTCTACCAGTATGGACAGCCCGAGCAGTGCCCCATTTCGTCGAGCCACACTAAGAACCAAGTCTCACGCATGGTTCCACGGATGCTGCTGGACATCCAGAATCGCGGTCAACTCGCCGCCGGGATGACGACTTTCAAACCGGACGACAAGGAGCTGCTGCTCACACACAAACGTCTGGGGCTGGTCTCTGAAGCCTTTCGAATGAGTCGAAAGAACAAATATCAGGACTTGATGGAAAGACACTCCGGCCCAGCTGCAATCGGTCACGTCCGCTATGCAACCTGCGGAAAAGACGACCCGAACAACGCCCAGCCATTCGAACGTGCCCATCTCGAAAAACGGAAATGGTTTGCTTTCGGCTTTAACGGACAACTCGCCAACTACGCAGAACTCCGTAACGAAATCACTTCAGGCGGCGACTTTCATCTGGCCCGGGAAACAGATACCGAAACACTGATGCACCTGATCAGTCAGGTTCTCTCAGTACGTCCTGACATCAAAATGCGAGATCTGCTCTCAGCGATCTCAATTCGCCTCGATGGGGCATACAACATCGCGTATTTGAACGCCCGGGGAGATATGTTCGTCTCTCGCGACCCGCAAGGATTTCGCCCGTTGTGTTACGCAGACCGGGACGGATTCTTCGCCGCTGCCAGTGAGAGCGTGGCCCTCACCAACCTCGGGTTTGACACTTCGGAGATCCGCGATCTTGCACCGGGGAGTGCCGTCACCATTCAAGACGGAGTCCTTCGAGTCGAAGAATATTCACGTTCTGCGGTGCGATCTCACTGCTTCTTCGAATGGATTTACTTCGCCAACGTCTGTAGCCGACTCGACGGTCAAAGCGTGTACCTCACTCGCAAAACACTCGGTGAAGAACTCGCCAAACAGGAAACAGAATCGAAGGAAAACGCCATTGTCGTCCCCGTCCCGGACACCGCCAAAGCAGCTGCTGAGGGAATGGCCTTCGAAATGAGTATCCCTTGCCTCGAAGGGTTGATGCGTCATCGAGCGCTGGGACGAACATTCATCGAAAGCGAAGATCGTGATGCCAAAGCACGGATGAAATACATCCCGCTGCCCGAAGTTCTGGAAGGCAAGAAGGTCTTTCTCGTCGACGACACAATCGTCCGTTCAACAACGATGAAAGTTCTCGTCGAACAAATTCGCACACGCGGAAAAGCTGCCGAAGTTCATGTGCGCGTCGCTTGTCCGCCAATCATGGCTCCGTGTTTTTACGGAATCGACATGCCCGACGTTGGCGACCTCTTCGCTCCCCGATTCACGGATGGCTCCATCGAAATTACTCGTGAAATGGAAGAAGAGATGGCCCGGCACTTCAACGCGGATTCACTGCGTTATCTGCCCATCTCGTCGATTTCCAAAGCTGTGAACACAGACTCTGAAAATCTTTGTCAGGCCTGCCTGACTGGCGAATATCCCACAGAAGCAGGGCAGCGATTGTACGATCTTTCGCTGAACGTTCAGAGTTCCTGCTCCGAGAATGGAGGGTCTCGACGACTTGTCGAGGGAACCGACTCCCCGGTATTGCCTCCATCGACAATTTAG
- a CDS encoding c-type cytochrome, with translation MRLYLLALILLTGNSLPLLAQDDELQRGLIATFQDEHGSTQQVFEDISFDWGRFGPDGFSRTEEMPWEGTWRGQILIRSLTPYQFSAQVSGKLRVLVDGELVLEANSAESAWISGQPVQISPGFRELEVEYTPTAAQAELKLFWASEEFAVEPIPAHLLFHEEDSSDARHQQLGAELFDAFRCANCHRNSETLDEAFAAPALWGSVSGTNPEWIVNKLLGTHPEAKHDKMPDFGLTQDQAEDIAAYLHRLEAPFDLMTSPKVEYKKGKPDGAQLFHSLGCLACHEKDGLGTANSYSGGSLTNIGNKRSKDWIATWLAVPDRLNPQHRMPIFQLSRSERGALADYLSSLGKDSKSKFGTPNPRPTSEQADRGRELVLKLQCSNCHKIPAIEPSATPAIALSSPDIDWEKSCLALPADPQRHRPHYKTLDIEPIRALVESMSTLSGSPESKFHLGQQVLNRSQCLACHSRGSVSGIRSIANDIATTFPQLVGRTQEIIPPSLNAIGDKLRDDVLDTALSGKQDRIRADWLMVRMPQFNHSPEHLDALKTLLIEHDRVPEGGASQMDDVELDREELLLTGRNLVGAGGFSCIACHQIDDYVPKNTAIGTRGSDLSAIGSRLRPEYYLRWTRAPLRVIPGMEMPSYTKPVPGVLDGHVETQLTALWKAVTDSDFEPPSNPAQVEQLWQVASESAPRIIRDVFTLPKEYSKENADFEPVPRAFAVGFPNHHSILFDLDRAEIRDWRFGDFARQRTEGKSWYWDMAGTSFTPGWKSVPDFVLVDQKNESIKQFERVDPDRLAHLVQYETDGAGVRLVYDLNFLFNDAPFVIRVEERLQPTEESGVVGLTREISAGETPDGYQLGLLIQNDLDLRFDASIGVTDESVRQVSSSEGNVFVMQPGVPLKVNYSTPREVQLIGYPDRPEVLASTAPVTTVPGYSGKRLPVTTSMMPTAIGRDAQGHLVVASLKGDVWRITDTDQDRLEDQVRLVEEGLSAAFGVLADGNDLLVVHKPELLRLIDTNGDGRADIREIITDGWGHTDNYHDWVTGPVRGTNGELFVATGSDYSQPERDPNFSKWRGSIIRAGSDGTKERFASELRYPIGVAFDGQGRLFASDQQGVQNTFNEINHIVEGGAYGVPARSDLAGVDNPRRATIQVPHPWTRSVNGIFFLPEDIGSPFAGHGLGCEYNSKFLIRFTTQEVDGELQGACYPFSKATWSTELDTFLGPICGYADEDGTIYVGSIFDSGWLGGPNVGEIVQLTPTEQRGNGIRELRLTSKGFEIEFIAPVNPVSATSKDAYSLSGYTRVWQGSYATEDSGRYTPPIDGIELSDDRTVVTLSISDLRPEFVYELNVDFDERDDNSEELFPSFAAYTINKLVADTNENAED, from the coding sequence ATGCGTCTCTATCTGCTCGCCCTGATTCTGTTGACCGGAAACTCGCTCCCCCTGCTGGCACAAGACGACGAGCTGCAACGCGGTTTAATTGCGACCTTTCAAGACGAACACGGATCGACGCAGCAAGTCTTCGAAGACATTTCATTCGATTGGGGAAGATTCGGCCCCGACGGGTTTTCACGCACTGAAGAGATGCCGTGGGAGGGCACTTGGCGAGGCCAAATCCTGATTCGGTCTCTCACTCCTTATCAGTTCTCTGCTCAGGTTTCCGGAAAACTTCGCGTCCTCGTCGATGGCGAACTCGTTCTCGAAGCGAATTCCGCCGAGTCCGCTTGGATCTCCGGTCAACCTGTCCAAATCTCGCCGGGGTTTCGCGAACTTGAAGTCGAATACACTCCGACAGCAGCGCAGGCAGAACTCAAACTCTTTTGGGCGAGCGAAGAATTTGCGGTCGAGCCGATTCCCGCACATCTCTTGTTTCACGAGGAAGACAGCTCGGACGCACGTCACCAGCAACTCGGTGCAGAACTGTTCGACGCCTTTCGCTGTGCGAACTGCCATCGCAACTCGGAAACACTCGACGAAGCTTTCGCCGCTCCTGCACTCTGGGGAAGTGTATCCGGGACCAATCCAGAATGGATCGTCAACAAGCTTCTTGGAACACACCCGGAAGCCAAGCACGACAAAATGCCTGACTTCGGTCTAACTCAGGATCAGGCAGAAGACATCGCGGCTTATCTGCATCGCCTCGAAGCGCCCTTCGATCTGATGACATCTCCGAAAGTGGAATACAAAAAGGGAAAGCCTGACGGAGCGCAACTCTTCCATTCTTTGGGCTGCCTAGCCTGCCACGAGAAAGATGGGCTCGGGACAGCGAATTCGTATTCGGGTGGGTCGCTGACAAACATCGGAAACAAGCGTTCGAAGGACTGGATCGCCACGTGGCTTGCAGTTCCGGACAGACTCAATCCTCAACACCGAATGCCAATCTTTCAGCTCAGCCGGTCCGAACGCGGAGCGCTGGCCGATTATCTTTCTTCTCTCGGAAAAGACTCCAAATCGAAGTTCGGAACTCCCAACCCACGCCCCACATCAGAGCAAGCCGACCGTGGCCGTGAACTCGTTCTGAAGCTTCAATGCAGCAATTGTCACAAGATCCCAGCCATCGAACCCTCGGCGACTCCAGCCATTGCATTGAGTTCTCCAGACATTGATTGGGAAAAATCGTGTCTTGCACTTCCCGCAGATCCGCAGCGTCATCGGCCGCATTATAAGACTCTCGACATCGAGCCAATTCGTGCATTGGTCGAATCGATGTCGACATTGTCGGGATCGCCAGAGTCAAAATTCCACCTGGGGCAACAGGTTCTCAACCGCAGCCAATGTCTCGCATGTCACTCGCGAGGTTCCGTCTCCGGAATTCGTTCCATTGCAAACGACATCGCGACGACGTTTCCTCAACTCGTGGGTCGCACTCAAGAAATCATTCCGCCCAGCCTTAACGCCATCGGCGACAAGCTGCGAGATGATGTGCTCGACACCGCTCTCTCAGGCAAACAGGATCGCATCCGCGCAGACTGGCTGATGGTCAGAATGCCTCAATTCAATCATTCGCCCGAACACCTCGACGCACTCAAAACCCTCCTCATCGAACACGACCGTGTTCCTGAAGGAGGAGCATCTCAGATGGACGATGTTGAGCTCGACCGCGAAGAGTTGCTCCTGACCGGAAGAAACCTTGTCGGGGCAGGGGGATTCAGCTGCATCGCCTGCCATCAGATTGACGACTACGTTCCCAAGAACACTGCGATCGGTACACGTGGATCAGATCTCTCAGCGATCGGTTCTCGACTGCGTCCGGAATATTACCTCCGTTGGACACGCGCTCCGCTGCGGGTGATTCCGGGAATGGAGATGCCATCTTACACCAAGCCTGTCCCAGGAGTGCTTGACGGTCACGTGGAAACCCAATTGACCGCGCTTTGGAAAGCTGTCACTGATTCAGATTTCGAACCGCCTTCAAACCCGGCGCAGGTCGAACAGCTTTGGCAAGTGGCCAGTGAATCCGCTCCGCGCATCATTCGCGATGTCTTCACTCTTCCCAAAGAATACAGCAAAGAGAATGCTGATTTTGAGCCGGTCCCTCGCGCGTTCGCAGTCGGATTCCCGAATCATCACAGCATTCTCTTTGATCTCGACCGCGCAGAAATTCGAGACTGGCGATTCGGCGACTTCGCACGACAGCGAACCGAAGGGAAAAGCTGGTACTGGGACATGGCCGGCACCTCGTTCACGCCCGGTTGGAAAAGCGTCCCCGATTTTGTCCTCGTCGATCAGAAGAACGAATCGATCAAACAATTCGAGCGAGTAGACCCCGATCGTCTCGCACATCTCGTGCAGTACGAAACTGACGGTGCAGGGGTTCGTCTCGTCTACGATCTCAACTTTCTCTTCAACGATGCTCCATTCGTGATTCGCGTCGAAGAGAGATTGCAACCGACAGAAGAGTCCGGCGTTGTTGGTTTGACTCGTGAAATCTCCGCCGGTGAAACACCCGATGGATATCAGTTGGGCCTATTGATTCAGAACGATCTCGACTTGAGATTCGACGCATCAATTGGTGTTACTGACGAATCCGTTCGGCAAGTGAGCTCATCGGAAGGAAACGTTTTTGTCATGCAGCCCGGAGTTCCGCTGAAAGTCAATTACAGCACTCCGCGAGAAGTTCAATTGATCGGATATCCCGATCGACCGGAGGTCCTGGCTTCAACGGCTCCGGTCACCACTGTTCCGGGGTATTCAGGAAAACGATTACCGGTCACAACATCCATGATGCCGACGGCGATCGGTCGAGACGCTCAAGGCCACCTCGTCGTCGCCTCTCTCAAGGGAGATGTCTGGCGAATCACCGATACGGATCAGGATCGCCTCGAAGATCAAGTGAGATTAGTCGAGGAGGGTCTCTCCGCTGCCTTCGGTGTGCTGGCTGATGGAAATGACTTACTCGTCGTCCACAAACCGGAGTTGCTGCGTCTCATCGATACGAACGGCGACGGCCGAGCTGATATTCGCGAGATCATCACTGACGGATGGGGACATACCGACAACTACCACGACTGGGTCACCGGTCCTGTGCGAGGGACGAACGGAGAACTCTTCGTCGCCACCGGAAGCGACTACTCCCAACCGGAGCGCGATCCGAATTTCAGCAAGTGGAGAGGCTCTATCATTCGGGCTGGCTCCGATGGCACAAAAGAACGCTTCGCCAGCGAATTGCGGTATCCAATCGGGGTTGCTTTCGACGGTCAGGGGCGTCTGTTTGCCAGCGACCAGCAAGGGGTCCAAAACACCTTCAACGAGATCAATCACATCGTCGAAGGGGGTGCTTACGGAGTTCCGGCTCGAAGCGATCTGGCTGGAGTCGATAACCCCAGAAGAGCAACTATTCAGGTACCGCATCCCTGGACACGCAGCGTGAACGGCATCTTCTTTCTCCCTGAAGACATCGGCAGCCCGTTCGCCGGACATGGTCTGGGATGCGAATACAACAGCAAGTTCCTGATTCGATTCACTACTCAGGAAGTCGATGGAGAACTCCAAGGGGCCTGTTATCCGTTTTCGAAAGCAACCTGGAGCACAGAACTCGACACCTTTCTCGGTCCGATCTGTGGATATGCCGACGAAGATGGCACAATTTATGTCGGAAGCATTTTCGATTCCGGATGGCTCGGCGGCCCCAACGTTGGGGAGATCGTTCAGTTGACTCCGACCGAGCAGCGGGGTAACGGAATCCGTGAGCTGCGTCTAACTAGCAAGGGATTCGAGATCGAATTCATCGCCCCTGTTAATCCTGTTTCCGCAACGTCGAAAGACGCCTATTCACTGTCCGGATACACACGCGTTTGGCAAGGCTCTTACGCGACTGAAGATTCAGGACGTTACACTCCACCGATCGACGGAATTGAACTGTCTGATGACCGCACAGTTGTGACGTTGAGCATCTCCGATCTGCGACCGGAATTCGTCTACGAGCTGAACGTTGACTTCGACGAGAGAGACGACAACAGCGAGGAACTCTTCCCGTCATTCGCAGCCTACACCATCAACAAGCTTGTGGCAGACACAAACGAAAACGCCGAAGACTGA
- a CDS encoding NAD(P)/FAD-dependent oxidoreductase, whose amino-acid sequence MIQSSYAPDHSYSPDLASSYDVVVIGAGPAGSTVAALVASEGHSVLVLERSTIPRFHVGESLIPETYWPLKRLGLIDTLKASAFPKKFSVQFVSDGWKESAPFYFDENDPHESSQTWQVERADFDKMLVDNAVERGATVRTRAQVLEVLFEEERATGVKVKLSSENGESETREIRSKVVVDCSGNSAFLSNRLKLRIPDPYLRKGTVWSYFKGALRDPGKDEGATLIMQTEDKKSWFWYIPLREDVVSVGCTGSMGYMFSKGSTPEETFQRELDRCPAMAKRLEPSERCLDFFTTKDYSYRSSQAAGEGWVLCGDAFGFIDPVYSSGVFLALKGGEYVADSVNEALQNGDLTGDTLGRWRAEYSAGIDNFRKLVYAFYAPDFSFASFMKEHPQYKPNVVSILIGDVFRPEVAEIFTAMGEVFPPTEENADVAR is encoded by the coding sequence ATGATTCAATCATCCTACGCACCTGATCACAGCTACTCCCCTGACCTTGCTTCGAGTTACGATGTCGTCGTCATTGGAGCTGGACCTGCTGGCTCGACCGTCGCTGCGCTGGTGGCTTCAGAAGGACATTCCGTTCTCGTCCTCGAGCGCTCGACAATTCCCCGTTTTCACGTGGGTGAGTCGCTCATTCCTGAAACTTACTGGCCGCTCAAGCGACTCGGACTGATCGACACGCTGAAAGCGAGTGCCTTTCCGAAGAAGTTCAGCGTTCAGTTTGTTTCTGATGGATGGAAAGAATCTGCGCCGTTTTACTTCGATGAAAACGATCCCCATGAGAGTTCGCAGACCTGGCAGGTCGAACGGGCTGATTTCGACAAAATGCTTGTCGATAATGCTGTTGAACGTGGTGCGACCGTGCGGACACGTGCTCAAGTGCTCGAAGTTCTCTTCGAAGAGGAACGAGCAACGGGCGTGAAGGTGAAGTTGAGCTCCGAGAACGGTGAAAGCGAGACGCGTGAAATCCGATCGAAGGTTGTCGTCGATTGTTCTGGAAACTCGGCGTTCTTATCAAACCGTTTGAAGCTTCGCATTCCTGATCCGTACCTGCGAAAAGGAACTGTCTGGTCATACTTCAAGGGTGCCCTCCGTGATCCAGGGAAGGATGAAGGGGCGACTCTGATCATGCAGACGGAAGATAAGAAGAGTTGGTTCTGGTACATCCCGCTGCGAGAAGATGTTGTCAGCGTTGGGTGCACTGGCTCGATGGGATACATGTTCTCCAAAGGCAGCACACCCGAAGAGACATTTCAGCGAGAGCTTGACCGGTGTCCAGCGATGGCGAAGCGTCTGGAGCCGTCTGAACGCTGTCTCGATTTCTTCACGACCAAGGATTACTCGTATCGGTCATCGCAAGCTGCCGGAGAAGGCTGGGTACTGTGTGGCGATGCCTTCGGGTTCATCGACCCGGTTTATTCCTCTGGGGTCTTTCTGGCACTCAAGGGAGGCGAGTATGTTGCCGATTCGGTGAACGAAGCACTCCAGAACGGAGATCTGACGGGCGATACGCTCGGACGTTGGCGAGCAGAGTATTCCGCGGGGATCGACAACTTCCGAAAACTGGTCTACGCGTTTTACGCCCCGGATTTCAGTTTCGCTTCGTTCATGAAGGAACATCCGCAATACAAGCCGAACGTTGTCTCAATTCTGATTGGCGACGTCTTCCGTCCAGAAGTGGCAGAGATCTTCACCGCTATGGGCGAAGTCTTCCCTCCAACAGAAGAAAACGCCGACGTGGCTCGCTGA
- the tsaB gene encoding tRNA (adenosine(37)-N6)-threonylcarbamoyltransferase complex dimerization subunit type 1 TsaB gives MIVLGIETSGRSGSISLLRDGNLLGECELAATGRRHARTLIPEIGQLVSDHSLSINQIDGVAVSLGPGSFTGLRVGVVCAKTLAYSLKIPVVGIDTFAAIALATQEKDSTVWVIDDALRGDVFAGAYRIHDSLTVETLQKPHIVEAHTLRERLKSSDLLTGPGIEKTHPLFQSCRSAPESIHLPQARLIAGIGVQRLNNQDVDDCWTLKPTYLRRSAAEEKADEKKLAEK, from the coding sequence ATGATCGTTCTCGGAATCGAGACGTCCGGTCGATCGGGCAGCATCTCTCTGTTGAGAGACGGAAATCTGCTTGGAGAATGCGAATTAGCTGCGACGGGACGTCGTCATGCCCGCACGCTGATTCCAGAAATCGGACAACTCGTTTCCGATCATTCTCTCTCAATCAATCAAATTGATGGAGTTGCTGTCAGTCTTGGACCGGGCAGTTTTACTGGCCTTCGGGTTGGAGTGGTATGCGCAAAAACACTGGCATACTCTCTGAAAATCCCGGTTGTCGGGATCGATACGTTCGCCGCCATCGCTCTTGCGACACAGGAGAAAGACTCCACAGTCTGGGTGATCGACGATGCACTCCGCGGAGATGTGTTCGCAGGTGCTTATCGCATCCATGACAGTTTAACCGTAGAAACTCTTCAAAAACCACACATTGTCGAAGCCCACACACTCAGAGAACGCCTCAAATCAAGTGATTTACTGACCGGACCGGGAATCGAAAAGACACATCCGCTGTTTCAGAGCTGTCGTTCGGCCCCGGAAAGCATCCATCTTCCACAAGCTCGACTCATCGCAGGTATTGGCGTTCAGCGTCTTAACAATCAGGACGTTGACGACTGCTGGACCCTGAAACCGACCTACTTGCGTAGGAGCGCTGCTGAAGAAAAAGCTGACGAGAAAAAACTCGCAGAAAAGTAG